A genomic segment from Curtobacterium sp. MCSS17_007 encodes:
- a CDS encoding FHA domain-containing protein — protein MTTGLTLLVLRFAFLAVLWLFVFVIVFALRSDLFGQRVRTIPTDPKAGASGPTTPAVPANAAVAPAAAGASTELIGRPSGGQQPTAATGVPTRLVITEGSREGLEMPLGGGPITIGRSSESNVVIRDDYTSTNHARLDLRAEGWVLSDLESTNGTFVDGQKVTAPVTVAERTPITIGTTTFELRR, from the coding sequence ATGACCACGGGACTGACCCTGCTCGTCCTGCGCTTCGCCTTCCTCGCGGTGCTGTGGCTGTTCGTGTTCGTGATCGTCTTCGCCCTGCGGAGCGACCTGTTCGGCCAGCGCGTCCGCACCATCCCGACCGACCCGAAGGCCGGCGCGTCCGGTCCGACGACCCCCGCCGTGCCCGCGAACGCCGCGGTGGCACCCGCGGCGGCAGGCGCCTCCACCGAGCTCATCGGCCGACCGAGCGGCGGGCAGCAGCCCACCGCGGCCACCGGTGTCCCGACCCGGCTCGTCATCACCGAGGGGTCGCGCGAGGGCCTGGAGATGCCCCTCGGGGGCGGCCCGATCACGATCGGACGCTCCAGCGAGTCGAACGTCGTCATCCGCGACGACTACACCTCGACCAACCACGCCCGCCTCGACCTCCGCGCCGAGGGCTGGGTCCTGTCCGACCTCGAGTCCACGAACGGCACGTTCGTCGACGGTCAGAAGGTGACCGCCCCCGTGACCGTCGCGGAGCGGACGCCGATCACGATCGGGACGACGACGTTCGAGCTGCGGCGGTAA
- a CDS encoding DUF3662 and FHA domain-containing protein, whose product MGLLDSFERGLERAVNGAFAKTFRSGVQPVEISSALRRELDTKAAVVSRERILVPNEFTVRLAPPDHSRMSDIGRPLIDELSQMVQQHAVAQNYSFSGPVSITLQQDGTLSTGILEIDSSTVQRDVAWVAVLDIGSQRHRLHRGRTVIGRGTDADITVADTGTSRKHVELIWDGKHAQANDLGSTNGSKLNGERFQQAIVEPDSTIEIGRTRMVFRVIPESDGGAR is encoded by the coding sequence ATGGGCCTCTTGGACAGCTTCGAGCGAGGGTTGGAGCGCGCCGTCAACGGCGCGTTCGCGAAGACCTTCCGCTCCGGCGTGCAGCCCGTCGAGATCTCCAGCGCCCTGCGGCGGGAGCTCGACACCAAGGCCGCCGTCGTCTCCCGCGAGCGGATCCTCGTGCCGAACGAGTTCACGGTGCGGCTCGCCCCGCCGGACCACTCACGCATGAGCGACATCGGCCGACCGCTCATCGACGAGCTGTCCCAGATGGTCCAGCAGCACGCGGTCGCGCAGAACTACTCGTTCTCGGGTCCGGTCTCGATCACCCTGCAGCAGGACGGCACGCTGTCCACCGGGATCCTGGAGATCGACTCGTCCACCGTCCAGCGCGACGTCGCCTGGGTGGCCGTGCTCGACATCGGCTCGCAGCGACACCGGCTGCACCGTGGGCGCACCGTGATCGGTCGGGGCACGGACGCCGACATCACCGTCGCCGACACCGGCACGAGCCGCAAGCACGTCGAGCTGATCTGGGACGGCAAGCATGCCCAGGCGAACGACCTCGGCTCCACGAACGGCTCGAAGTTGAACGGCGAGCGCTTCCAGCAGGCCATCGTCGAGCCCGACTCCACCATCGAGATCGGTCGTACCCGTATGGTGTTCCGGGTGATCCCCGAGAGCGACGGAGGTGCTCGATGA